Proteins from one Apis cerana isolate GH-2021 linkage group LG11, AcerK_1.0, whole genome shotgun sequence genomic window:
- the LOC107995182 gene encoding unconventional myosin-XIX-like isoform X1, which produces MLAIIEQPISLIEWNLINDLNDLPENKDIIIDFLLERLQHGQIYTWVDSLLLTLNPNNEALTSHLYHSSKLTSKFDKQITTTYETSPHIFTIAAKAHYNLTKKFRQNSQVIIISGETGTGKTFNVYKCLEFFSNINKASIQFSQEDYTNNVMLRITDACHLISVFTTACTEKNEISSRHGELIKLHYKNNIISGATINSFLLERSRVTRGSDNFQIFYQMIFGISEIELEDFYLSKDKDYDILNSIDYEKQKYFQNGFQDTLNALDMLDFKPDQKKQIFQVLALLIHMGNIKFIKNSEICIIDFNNNKSKEALKNSCILGSLTEDTMIKLLTTVLINPQSIWRKHTSYHRYLVTVDACRNRLHSIIRHIYDLLFHWILNHTNNILSLKQQYSQWLGILDIFGFESFNKNGMEQLCVNYVNEKMQQYFIESYVKNNRNNLQEENFIEIYNPLHTINLYKERLNVIEKNLFLTLNDACQSFIVIDTLKIVQLVHKNLLNIQKEILSEKEGNFIIEHYSGPVAYSIEDILSKNTDKVPSEISLIFSTSKNKFLQSLINIEERQYLHIVKSTTKKKTMLAKLKYNMDILIKELSKCDLHYVRCVKPNRLINHEWDRKDFQKQLACIGIFDALSLAKCKYPIHFSYRDFYFRYSKKSTKTINFEKCKLIMESIISKKDLQTQVHFGKQLIFLTQHIFLILESYKRNYHIKCVNKIQEFWIRHKYKITLPILKYVTNNYQVQNISEMNKNIIFVKIIFDHELKKLNTFQKNNNIFFTNSIFFKNNDKTSYSNFVIKNTKDDKNINMYKNLKTHSQKENKNDSIKILNTLEKVYILKNSQTNLKNLNYQFNPMYIKSFIKNDTSKFMRKINTNNFLKVKYSKNTYKHSDIMNTCNNNNNNLLKQYLGLHISLIHIDSTKKNYEKESSIYHKTENTNLIQMDSYPLFYKNGILSRRRLAAIPIRMHIRTTCLINSHILPHNKLPRGLQDCL; this is translated from the exons ATGCTTGCAATAATAGAG CAACCAATTTCCCTAATTGAATGGAATTTAATAAacgatttaaatgatttaccagaaaataaagatatta ttaTAGATTTTCTTTTGGAAAGACTACAACATGGTCAAATTTATACATGGGTTGATTCATTACTCTTGACATTAAATCCTAATAATGAAGCATTAACATCTCATTTGTATCATTCTTCTAAATTAACTTCTAAATTTGATAAACAAATTACTACTACTTATGAAACAAGTCCTCACATATTTACTATTGCTGCTAAGGCACATTACAATCTTACTAAGAAATTTAGACAAAATTCTCAG gtaattattataagtggAGAAACTGGAACAGGAAAAACATTTAATGTTTACAaatgtttagaattttttagtaACATTAATAAAGCTTCAATACAATTCTCTCAAGAAGATTATACGAATAATGTAATGTTAAGAATTACAGACGCGTGTCATTTGATATCTGTTTTTACAACTGCATGcactgaaaaaaatgaaataagttCAAGACATGGAGAACTTATTAaacttcattataaaaataatattatttctggtGCAACTATTAACTCATTTCTTTTGGAAAGAAGTAGGGTAACAAGAGGTTCagacaattttcaaattttttatcag atgATATTTGGAATATCAGAGATAGAActtgaagatttttatttatctaaagataaagattatgatatattaaattctatagattatgaaaaacaaaaatattttcaaaatggtTTTCAAGATACTCTAAATGCATTGGATATGTTGGATTTTAAACCAGatcaaaaaaaacaaatctttcAAGTCCTTGCTTTATTGATTCATAtgggaaatattaaatttataaaaaatagtgaaatatgtataattgattttaataataaca AATCCAAAGAAGCTTTAAAAAATAGCTGTATTCTTGGTTCTTTAACTGAAGATACCATGATAAAATTGCTTACAACTGTTCTTATAAATCCGCAAAGTATTTGGCGAAAACACACCTCATATCATCGATATCTTGTTACTGTTGATGCATGTCGTAATAGATTACATAGTATAATTAGACATATATATGATCTTCTTTTTCACTGGATTTTAAATCAtacaaacaatattttgtCTCTAAAACAACAATATTCTCAATGGCTTG GTATACTGGATATCTTTGGTTTTGaatctttcaataaaaatggCATGGAACAGCTTTGtgtaaattatgttaatgaaaaaatgcaacaatatttcatagaatcttatgtgaaaaataatcgtaacAATTTacaggaagaaaattttattgaaatttataatcctttgcatactattaatttatataaagaacgtTTAAacgttattgaaaaaaatttatttttaactttaaatgat GCTTGTCAATCGTTTATAGTAattgatacattaaaaatagttcaattggtacataaaaatttacttaatatacaaaaagaaattttaagtgaaaaagaaggaaattttattatagaacatTATTCTGGTCCTGTTGCATATTCCATAGaagatatattatctaaaaacaCAGATAag gttCCAagtgaaatatctttaatttttagtacaagtaaaaataaatttcttcaatctttaattaatattgaagaaaggcaatatttacatattgtaaaatctactactaaaaaaaaaacaatgttagctaagttaaaatataatatggatATACTTATTAAAGAACTTAGCAAATGTGATTTACATTATGTACGATGTGTTAAAccaaa tcgattaataaatcatgaatGGGATCGAAAAGATTTTCAGAAACAATTGGCATGTATTGGTATTTTTGATGCTCTGTCCTTAGCTAAATGCAAATATCCTATTCATTTCTCTtatcgagatttttattttcgttattctaaaaaatctaCAA aaacaattaattttgaaaaatgtaaactgATTATGGAAtcaattatatctaaaaaagatttacaaaCACAAGTTCATTTTGGaaaacaattgatatttttaacacaacatatttttcttatattagaatcctataaaagaaattatcatataaaatgtgttaataaaatacaagaattttGGATAAGGCATA aatataaaataacattacctattttaaaatatgtaacaaataattatcaagtacaaaatatatctgaaatgaataaaaatataatatttgttaaaattatatttgatcatgaattgaaaaaattaaatacttttcaaaaaaataataacatatttttcactaattcaattttttttaaaaataatgataaaacaagCTATTCaaactttgtaataaaaaatacaaaagatgataaaaatattaatatgtataaaaatttgaaaactcactcacagaaagaaaataagaatgattcgataaagatattaaatactttggaaaaagtatatattcttaaaaattcgcaAACAAACTTAAAGAATCttaattatcaattcaatCCAATGTAcattaaaagtttcattaaaaatgatacttcaaaatttatgagaaaaatcaatactaataattttttaaaagttaaatatagcAAAAATACTTATAAGCATAGTGATATAATGAACacttgtaataataacaacaataatttattgaaacaatatttaggattacatatttctttaattcatatagactctacaaaaaaaaattatgaaaaagaaagttctatatatcataaaaca gAAAATACTAATCTCATTCAAATGGATTCTTATCcgcttttttataaaaatggaattttaagtCGACGACGACTTGCTGCA ataCCAATAAGGATGCATATTCGAACTACATGTTTGATTAATTCACATATATTACCACATAACAAATTACCACGAGGATTACAAGATTGtctttga
- the LOC107995182 gene encoding unconventional myosin-XIX-like isoform X2, with the protein MLAIIEQPISLIEWNLINDLNDLPENKDIIIDFLLERLQHGQIYTWVDSLLLTLNPNNEALTSHLYHSSKLTSKFDKQITTTYETSPHIFTIAAKAHYNLTKKFRQNSQVIIISGETGTGKTFNVYKCLEFFSNINKASIQFSQEDYTNNVMLRITDACHLISVFTTACTEKNEISSRHGELIKLHYKNNIISGATINSFLLERSRVTRGSDNFQIFYQMIFGISEIELEDFYLSKDKDYDILNSIDYEKQKYFQNGFQDTLNALDMLDFKPDQKKQIFQVLALLIHMGNIKFIKNSEICIIDFNNNKSKEALKNSCILGSLTEDTMIKLLTTVLINPQSIWRKHTSYHRYLVTVDACRNRLHSIIRHIYDLLFHWILNHTNNILSLKQQYSQWLGILDIFGFESFNKNGMEQLCVNYVNEKMQQYFIESYVKNNRNNLQEENFIEIYNPLHTINLYKERLNVIEKNLFLTLNDACQSFIVIDTLKIVQLVHKNLLNIQKEILSEKEGNFIIEHYSGPVAYSIEDILSKNTDKVPSEISLIFSTSKNKFLQSLINIEERQYLHIVKSTTKKKTMLAKLKYNMDILIKELSKCDLHYVRCVKPNRLINHEWDRKDFQKQLACIGIFDALSLAKCKYPIHFSYRDFYFRYSKKSTKTINFEKCKLIMESIISKKDLQTQVHFGKQLIFLTQHIFLILESYKRNYHIKCVNKIQEFWIRHKYKITLPILKYVTNNYQVQNISEMNKNIIFVKIIFDHELKKLNTFQKNNNIFFTNSIFFKNNDKTSYSNFVIKNTKDDKNINMYKNLKTHSQKENKNDSIKILNTLEKVYILKNSQTNLKNLNYQFNPMYIKSFIKNDTSKFMRKINTNNFLKENTNLIQMDSYPLFYKNGILSRRRLAAIPIRMHIRTTCLINSHILPHNKLPRGLQDCL; encoded by the exons ATGCTTGCAATAATAGAG CAACCAATTTCCCTAATTGAATGGAATTTAATAAacgatttaaatgatttaccagaaaataaagatatta ttaTAGATTTTCTTTTGGAAAGACTACAACATGGTCAAATTTATACATGGGTTGATTCATTACTCTTGACATTAAATCCTAATAATGAAGCATTAACATCTCATTTGTATCATTCTTCTAAATTAACTTCTAAATTTGATAAACAAATTACTACTACTTATGAAACAAGTCCTCACATATTTACTATTGCTGCTAAGGCACATTACAATCTTACTAAGAAATTTAGACAAAATTCTCAG gtaattattataagtggAGAAACTGGAACAGGAAAAACATTTAATGTTTACAaatgtttagaattttttagtaACATTAATAAAGCTTCAATACAATTCTCTCAAGAAGATTATACGAATAATGTAATGTTAAGAATTACAGACGCGTGTCATTTGATATCTGTTTTTACAACTGCATGcactgaaaaaaatgaaataagttCAAGACATGGAGAACTTATTAaacttcattataaaaataatattatttctggtGCAACTATTAACTCATTTCTTTTGGAAAGAAGTAGGGTAACAAGAGGTTCagacaattttcaaattttttatcag atgATATTTGGAATATCAGAGATAGAActtgaagatttttatttatctaaagataaagattatgatatattaaattctatagattatgaaaaacaaaaatattttcaaaatggtTTTCAAGATACTCTAAATGCATTGGATATGTTGGATTTTAAACCAGatcaaaaaaaacaaatctttcAAGTCCTTGCTTTATTGATTCATAtgggaaatattaaatttataaaaaatagtgaaatatgtataattgattttaataataaca AATCCAAAGAAGCTTTAAAAAATAGCTGTATTCTTGGTTCTTTAACTGAAGATACCATGATAAAATTGCTTACAACTGTTCTTATAAATCCGCAAAGTATTTGGCGAAAACACACCTCATATCATCGATATCTTGTTACTGTTGATGCATGTCGTAATAGATTACATAGTATAATTAGACATATATATGATCTTCTTTTTCACTGGATTTTAAATCAtacaaacaatattttgtCTCTAAAACAACAATATTCTCAATGGCTTG GTATACTGGATATCTTTGGTTTTGaatctttcaataaaaatggCATGGAACAGCTTTGtgtaaattatgttaatgaaaaaatgcaacaatatttcatagaatcttatgtgaaaaataatcgtaacAATTTacaggaagaaaattttattgaaatttataatcctttgcatactattaatttatataaagaacgtTTAAacgttattgaaaaaaatttatttttaactttaaatgat GCTTGTCAATCGTTTATAGTAattgatacattaaaaatagttcaattggtacataaaaatttacttaatatacaaaaagaaattttaagtgaaaaagaaggaaattttattatagaacatTATTCTGGTCCTGTTGCATATTCCATAGaagatatattatctaaaaacaCAGATAag gttCCAagtgaaatatctttaatttttagtacaagtaaaaataaatttcttcaatctttaattaatattgaagaaaggcaatatttacatattgtaaaatctactactaaaaaaaaaacaatgttagctaagttaaaatataatatggatATACTTATTAAAGAACTTAGCAAATGTGATTTACATTATGTACGATGTGTTAAAccaaa tcgattaataaatcatgaatGGGATCGAAAAGATTTTCAGAAACAATTGGCATGTATTGGTATTTTTGATGCTCTGTCCTTAGCTAAATGCAAATATCCTATTCATTTCTCTtatcgagatttttattttcgttattctaaaaaatctaCAA aaacaattaattttgaaaaatgtaaactgATTATGGAAtcaattatatctaaaaaagatttacaaaCACAAGTTCATTTTGGaaaacaattgatatttttaacacaacatatttttcttatattagaatcctataaaagaaattatcatataaaatgtgttaataaaatacaagaattttGGATAAGGCATA aatataaaataacattacctattttaaaatatgtaacaaataattatcaagtacaaaatatatctgaaatgaataaaaatataatatttgttaaaattatatttgatcatgaattgaaaaaattaaatacttttcaaaaaaataataacatatttttcactaattcaattttttttaaaaataatgataaaacaagCTATTCaaactttgtaataaaaaatacaaaagatgataaaaatattaatatgtataaaaatttgaaaactcactcacagaaagaaaataagaatgattcgataaagatattaaatactttggaaaaagtatatattcttaaaaattcgcaAACAAACTTAAAGAATCttaattatcaattcaatCCAATGTAcattaaaagtttcattaaaaatgatacttcaaaatttatgagaaaaatcaatactaataattttttaaaa gAAAATACTAATCTCATTCAAATGGATTCTTATCcgcttttttataaaaatggaattttaagtCGACGACGACTTGCTGCA ataCCAATAAGGATGCATATTCGAACTACATGTTTGATTAATTCACATATATTACCACATAACAAATTACCACGAGGATTACAAGATTGtctttga
- the LOC107995182 gene encoding unconventional myosin-XIX-like isoform X3: protein MLAIIEQPISLIEWNLINDLNDLPENKDIIIDFLLERLQHGQIYTWVDSLLLTLNPNNEALTSHLYHSSKLTSKFDKQITTTYETSPHIFTIAAKAHYNLTKKFRQNSQVIIISGETGTGKTFNVYKCLEFFSNINKASIQFSQEDYTNNVMLRITDACHLISVFTTACTEKNEISSRHGELIKLHYKNNIISGATINSFLLERSRVTRGSDNFQIFYQMIFGISEIELEDFYLSKDKDYDILNSIDYEKQKYFQNGFQDTLNALDMLDFKPDQKKQIFQVLALLIHMGNIKFIKNSEICIIDFNNNKSKEALKNSCILGSLTEDTMIKLLTTVLINPQSIWRKHTSYHRYLVTVDACRNRLHSIIRHIYDLLFHWILNHTNNILSLKQQYSQWLGILDIFGFESFNKNGMEQLCVNYVNEKMQQYFIESYVKNNRNNLQEENFIEIYNPLHTINLYKERLNVIEKNLFLTLNDACQSFIVIDTLKIVQLVHKNLLNIQKEILSEKEGNFIIEHYSGPVAYSIEDILSKNTDKVPSEISLIFSTSKNKFLQSLINIEERQYLHIVKSTTKKKTMLAKLKYNMDILIKELSKCDLHYVRCVKPNRLINHEWDRKDFQKQLACIGIFDALSLAKCKYPIHFSYRDFYFRYSKKSTKTINFEKCKLIMESIISKKDLQTQVHFGKQLIFLTQHIFLILESYKRNYHIKCVNKIQEFWIRHKYKITLPILKYVTNNYQVQNISEMNKNIIFVKIIFDHELKKLNTFQKNNNIFFTNSIFFKNNDKTSYSNFVIKNTKDDKNINMYKNLKTHSQKENKNDSIKILNTLEKENTNLIQMDSYPLFYKNGILSRRRLAAIPIRMHIRTTCLINSHILPHNKLPRGLQDCL from the exons ATGCTTGCAATAATAGAG CAACCAATTTCCCTAATTGAATGGAATTTAATAAacgatttaaatgatttaccagaaaataaagatatta ttaTAGATTTTCTTTTGGAAAGACTACAACATGGTCAAATTTATACATGGGTTGATTCATTACTCTTGACATTAAATCCTAATAATGAAGCATTAACATCTCATTTGTATCATTCTTCTAAATTAACTTCTAAATTTGATAAACAAATTACTACTACTTATGAAACAAGTCCTCACATATTTACTATTGCTGCTAAGGCACATTACAATCTTACTAAGAAATTTAGACAAAATTCTCAG gtaattattataagtggAGAAACTGGAACAGGAAAAACATTTAATGTTTACAaatgtttagaattttttagtaACATTAATAAAGCTTCAATACAATTCTCTCAAGAAGATTATACGAATAATGTAATGTTAAGAATTACAGACGCGTGTCATTTGATATCTGTTTTTACAACTGCATGcactgaaaaaaatgaaataagttCAAGACATGGAGAACTTATTAaacttcattataaaaataatattatttctggtGCAACTATTAACTCATTTCTTTTGGAAAGAAGTAGGGTAACAAGAGGTTCagacaattttcaaattttttatcag atgATATTTGGAATATCAGAGATAGAActtgaagatttttatttatctaaagataaagattatgatatattaaattctatagattatgaaaaacaaaaatattttcaaaatggtTTTCAAGATACTCTAAATGCATTGGATATGTTGGATTTTAAACCAGatcaaaaaaaacaaatctttcAAGTCCTTGCTTTATTGATTCATAtgggaaatattaaatttataaaaaatagtgaaatatgtataattgattttaataataaca AATCCAAAGAAGCTTTAAAAAATAGCTGTATTCTTGGTTCTTTAACTGAAGATACCATGATAAAATTGCTTACAACTGTTCTTATAAATCCGCAAAGTATTTGGCGAAAACACACCTCATATCATCGATATCTTGTTACTGTTGATGCATGTCGTAATAGATTACATAGTATAATTAGACATATATATGATCTTCTTTTTCACTGGATTTTAAATCAtacaaacaatattttgtCTCTAAAACAACAATATTCTCAATGGCTTG GTATACTGGATATCTTTGGTTTTGaatctttcaataaaaatggCATGGAACAGCTTTGtgtaaattatgttaatgaaaaaatgcaacaatatttcatagaatcttatgtgaaaaataatcgtaacAATTTacaggaagaaaattttattgaaatttataatcctttgcatactattaatttatataaagaacgtTTAAacgttattgaaaaaaatttatttttaactttaaatgat GCTTGTCAATCGTTTATAGTAattgatacattaaaaatagttcaattggtacataaaaatttacttaatatacaaaaagaaattttaagtgaaaaagaaggaaattttattatagaacatTATTCTGGTCCTGTTGCATATTCCATAGaagatatattatctaaaaacaCAGATAag gttCCAagtgaaatatctttaatttttagtacaagtaaaaataaatttcttcaatctttaattaatattgaagaaaggcaatatttacatattgtaaaatctactactaaaaaaaaaacaatgttagctaagttaaaatataatatggatATACTTATTAAAGAACTTAGCAAATGTGATTTACATTATGTACGATGTGTTAAAccaaa tcgattaataaatcatgaatGGGATCGAAAAGATTTTCAGAAACAATTGGCATGTATTGGTATTTTTGATGCTCTGTCCTTAGCTAAATGCAAATATCCTATTCATTTCTCTtatcgagatttttattttcgttattctaaaaaatctaCAA aaacaattaattttgaaaaatgtaaactgATTATGGAAtcaattatatctaaaaaagatttacaaaCACAAGTTCATTTTGGaaaacaattgatatttttaacacaacatatttttcttatattagaatcctataaaagaaattatcatataaaatgtgttaataaaatacaagaattttGGATAAGGCATA aatataaaataacattacctattttaaaatatgtaacaaataattatcaagtacaaaatatatctgaaatgaataaaaatataatatttgttaaaattatatttgatcatgaattgaaaaaattaaatacttttcaaaaaaataataacatatttttcactaattcaattttttttaaaaataatgataaaacaagCTATTCaaactttgtaataaaaaatacaaaagatgataaaaatattaatatgtataaaaatttgaaaactcactcacagaaagaaaataagaatgattcgataaagatattaaatactttggaaaaa gAAAATACTAATCTCATTCAAATGGATTCTTATCcgcttttttataaaaatggaattttaagtCGACGACGACTTGCTGCA ataCCAATAAGGATGCATATTCGAACTACATGTTTGATTAATTCACATATATTACCACATAACAAATTACCACGAGGATTACAAGATTGtctttga
- the LOC107995182 gene encoding unconventional myosin-XIX-like isoform X4, giving the protein MLRITDACHLISVFTTACTEKNEISSRHGELIKLHYKNNIISGATINSFLLERSRVTRGSDNFQIFYQMIFGISEIELEDFYLSKDKDYDILNSIDYEKQKYFQNGFQDTLNALDMLDFKPDQKKQIFQVLALLIHMGNIKFIKNSEICIIDFNNNKSKEALKNSCILGSLTEDTMIKLLTTVLINPQSIWRKHTSYHRYLVTVDACRNRLHSIIRHIYDLLFHWILNHTNNILSLKQQYSQWLGILDIFGFESFNKNGMEQLCVNYVNEKMQQYFIESYVKNNRNNLQEENFIEIYNPLHTINLYKERLNVIEKNLFLTLNDACQSFIVIDTLKIVQLVHKNLLNIQKEILSEKEGNFIIEHYSGPVAYSIEDILSKNTDKVPSEISLIFSTSKNKFLQSLINIEERQYLHIVKSTTKKKTMLAKLKYNMDILIKELSKCDLHYVRCVKPNRLINHEWDRKDFQKQLACIGIFDALSLAKCKYPIHFSYRDFYFRYSKKSTKTINFEKCKLIMESIISKKDLQTQVHFGKQLIFLTQHIFLILESYKRNYHIKCVNKIQEFWIRHKYKITLPILKYVTNNYQVQNISEMNKNIIFVKIIFDHELKKLNTFQKNNNIFFTNSIFFKNNDKTSYSNFVIKNTKDDKNINMYKNLKTHSQKENKNDSIKILNTLEKVYILKNSQTNLKNLNYQFNPMYIKSFIKNDTSKFMRKINTNNFLKVKYSKNTYKHSDIMNTCNNNNNNLLKQYLGLHISLIHIDSTKKNYEKESSIYHKTENTNLIQMDSYPLFYKNGILSRRRLAAIPIRMHIRTTCLINSHILPHNKLPRGLQDCL; this is encoded by the exons ATGTTAAGAATTACAGACGCGTGTCATTTGATATCTGTTTTTACAACTGCATGcactgaaaaaaatgaaataagttCAAGACATGGAGAACTTATTAaacttcattataaaaataatattatttctggtGCAACTATTAACTCATTTCTTTTGGAAAGAAGTAGGGTAACAAGAGGTTCagacaattttcaaattttttatcag atgATATTTGGAATATCAGAGATAGAActtgaagatttttatttatctaaagataaagattatgatatattaaattctatagattatgaaaaacaaaaatattttcaaaatggtTTTCAAGATACTCTAAATGCATTGGATATGTTGGATTTTAAACCAGatcaaaaaaaacaaatctttcAAGTCCTTGCTTTATTGATTCATAtgggaaatattaaatttataaaaaatagtgaaatatgtataattgattttaataataaca AATCCAAAGAAGCTTTAAAAAATAGCTGTATTCTTGGTTCTTTAACTGAAGATACCATGATAAAATTGCTTACAACTGTTCTTATAAATCCGCAAAGTATTTGGCGAAAACACACCTCATATCATCGATATCTTGTTACTGTTGATGCATGTCGTAATAGATTACATAGTATAATTAGACATATATATGATCTTCTTTTTCACTGGATTTTAAATCAtacaaacaatattttgtCTCTAAAACAACAATATTCTCAATGGCTTG GTATACTGGATATCTTTGGTTTTGaatctttcaataaaaatggCATGGAACAGCTTTGtgtaaattatgttaatgaaaaaatgcaacaatatttcatagaatcttatgtgaaaaataatcgtaacAATTTacaggaagaaaattttattgaaatttataatcctttgcatactattaatttatataaagaacgtTTAAacgttattgaaaaaaatttatttttaactttaaatgat GCTTGTCAATCGTTTATAGTAattgatacattaaaaatagttcaattggtacataaaaatttacttaatatacaaaaagaaattttaagtgaaaaagaaggaaattttattatagaacatTATTCTGGTCCTGTTGCATATTCCATAGaagatatattatctaaaaacaCAGATAag gttCCAagtgaaatatctttaatttttagtacaagtaaaaataaatttcttcaatctttaattaatattgaagaaaggcaatatttacatattgtaaaatctactactaaaaaaaaaacaatgttagctaagttaaaatataatatggatATACTTATTAAAGAACTTAGCAAATGTGATTTACATTATGTACGATGTGTTAAAccaaa tcgattaataaatcatgaatGGGATCGAAAAGATTTTCAGAAACAATTGGCATGTATTGGTATTTTTGATGCTCTGTCCTTAGCTAAATGCAAATATCCTATTCATTTCTCTtatcgagatttttattttcgttattctaaaaaatctaCAA aaacaattaattttgaaaaatgtaaactgATTATGGAAtcaattatatctaaaaaagatttacaaaCACAAGTTCATTTTGGaaaacaattgatatttttaacacaacatatttttcttatattagaatcctataaaagaaattatcatataaaatgtgttaataaaatacaagaattttGGATAAGGCATA aatataaaataacattacctattttaaaatatgtaacaaataattatcaagtacaaaatatatctgaaatgaataaaaatataatatttgttaaaattatatttgatcatgaattgaaaaaattaaatacttttcaaaaaaataataacatatttttcactaattcaattttttttaaaaataatgataaaacaagCTATTCaaactttgtaataaaaaatacaaaagatgataaaaatattaatatgtataaaaatttgaaaactcactcacagaaagaaaataagaatgattcgataaagatattaaatactttggaaaaagtatatattcttaaaaattcgcaAACAAACTTAAAGAATCttaattatcaattcaatCCAATGTAcattaaaagtttcattaaaaatgatacttcaaaatttatgagaaaaatcaatactaataattttttaaaagttaaatatagcAAAAATACTTATAAGCATAGTGATATAATGAACacttgtaataataacaacaataatttattgaaacaatatttaggattacatatttctttaattcatatagactctacaaaaaaaaattatgaaaaagaaagttctatatatcataaaaca gAAAATACTAATCTCATTCAAATGGATTCTTATCcgcttttttataaaaatggaattttaagtCGACGACGACTTGCTGCA ataCCAATAAGGATGCATATTCGAACTACATGTTTGATTAATTCACATATATTACCACATAACAAATTACCACGAGGATTACAAGATTGtctttga